CAATCTATTACCATCTTTAGGTACTAATCAGAAGAGAAATTGGTTCGTGTTCAACACTAGGAAACATTTCTGAGCTTGTCCTTGAAACAAGGCAGACTCATGCAGGTTATCTCTGAATGGAGAGGTTGTGTAATACACAGTGACACAGAAATGGTGCAAGTCAATTTCCAAAAAGTTCCTCAACTGATTTTTCTTCGAATTCTCTTTGATCACATGTTTTTTAATCTTCACGCCTTCCATACATTTGTTTCTTGAAAGTCTATCATGAAATAGAGTTCGCACGGTTTCATTTTTGGTTTTCATAGTTGGTTTTCGTTATTTGGCTAGCCTCCTTTATCAGTGAAGGGTTAGTTtctttatcattaaaaaaattaacaactaACAAATAAGGATCATGTTTCAAGAAACAAATGCAAAATCCAATTAATTTTCGATCAAAGATTTATTGGTCAACTAGAAACCCAACTACAAATTACTGAACAAAGAGAAACCCAACTACAAAAGCTAATTAAAAACTGCACCCAACTACTTGTCTCCAATCAGAGTAGGGAACAAAATAGTGATTCCCTTTTACTCCATGAAGGCGGGGTGCATACTTCACTGACATCCAAACCCGTCTTAGTATCACTCACCACTCCATTTCTAtccaaatattaaaagtttttgctgtttgtaattataattcataaattcaaaaagaGTTCATTTCACAGAGAGTAAACAGATCAACAATTCCACTTAATCCCACAATTTCAGTTTAAAGCTTTAGAAATTACCTCAACCATGAGAACACCGGGCATGATGGGTCTTTCGGGGAAGTGCCCAGGAAAAAAGTTATCATTAATAGTAACATTCTTTATAGCAACAGCCGAAACCCCAGGATTGTATTCAATCACTCTATCCACTAAAAGAAACGGGAACCTACAGCAGAACAAAACACAATGcataagaaagaaatacaAGAATCTTCAAAACCCCATACACTCACAAACACACAAGGAATTTTAACGAATACCTGTGGGGCAAGATATTGCGAATCTCATTGATATCCATGACAGTAGGAAAAGCAGGAAACCCTGAGGAGAGAATCAAATcagataagaaaaaaacaagaaaacccCTCAATTTCAAATTAGAAAGAGAGCTCACTCTTTTCAATGGGAACATCTAGTTTCCCTTCAATGGGATCGGCGTGGACGTCGGCATTGAGAGAGCAGCGGACAGTGGGAAGCTTattggaaggaaaagaaagagaaggagatCTGAAGAAGGAAACAGAGGTTGGTGGAGGAAGGAGGCATCTGGGTTTGTTCAGGGATGGTGTATTGGTGAAGGAGATGAGCGAATTGGAGGTGGCAGCCATTGATGGGGATGAGAGGAAACTGTGAGCGGAGAGTTCAAAGCAAGAGGAGTTAACGATGTTGGAGAGTTGGGGTGAGGAGGTTGGGGCAAATTTGAAAAAGCGCTCAAATCCAACCTACACGCTTCGGTCATGTGGACAAGTGAACGCTAACGTGTTCTTGGTTGGACTAATTAAAACCATAACTGATAAGGTCCAATTcacattgaaattttgaagatagGAGGCCACACAAACATACATGTTCTTGGTTGCactaaaaacttcaaaacatTTAGATCCATAAATTCGTGTAAAAAGGAGGCCCAAAATTAGGTTCAATTGGACTAGGCTTTCAAAGTGAACAACAAAATAGGCCCATTAACCGCCTTTGCTCTTGCTCCATGAATGAGGGCTTCCAAAATACATATAATCTCGACATAATCTCGACATTTCTCTATGACATAGTCATGTTATATACTCttcacagaccaacacgagttcttCCAGCATGCATCCTAAGAAAACTTTTAGAAAGTCACCTAACATACAATTGCTTTAAATAGAGCACACTTAAGCatgaagtttctatgattgaatTGCGGAAAACGAATATACACAATTTATACCATTTATGACCACTCAAAGTAAAACTCTAAGTTAGCATGAAAGAAATAGGAAGGTTGAGTTGAtgcataaataaagaaagtcagAATTTTAGTCCAAAGCCGACACAAAACATTTGATGTTTTTAAGTGCATTTTCCAATAAATCTGGCAAACGCACTAAGATGAGGCATGAGAGAAATGGAAGCTCTTTGTCTGAGGCAGGGTTTATTTCTTGGTGGACTATAATTTCATGCGATCATTCTCTGCTAGGTACATTCAAACCAAACTTCCCCATCACAGTTGGCAGGTTGCTGGTCGATGTTTCCAATGGCGGAATCTTCcgtttcttcttttatttgacCCCAAACTGGTGGATCCACTCATCattccttttcaaattctacgtgaacaagaacaaacttCAAGAACAAACTTCAAGAACAAAAGGGAGAGGtctgatgatgatgatgatgatgatgtacTTACGGTCCAACTTGGCGGTTGCAGCTGAAAGCATGAGGTGCAGAAGAAAAATGGATAAAGCCCATCAAAACATTGCCACTCGCTTCCTTCATAATACCCCAAATTCTGTTGTTTTAAGGACCACTGGGAGCTTGGACGGACTTCCCTGTCTTTACTTTTGTGTCATCTTCTGTTTTAATtttgaccaatttttttttaatttaaatcccAAACCTCCACGTTGCTTGCAAATGTCA
This genomic window from Cucurbita pepo subsp. pepo cultivar mu-cu-16 chromosome LG01, ASM280686v2, whole genome shotgun sequence contains:
- the LOC111778171 gene encoding uncharacterized protein LOC111778171 gives rise to the protein MAATSNSLISFTNTPSLNKPRCLLPPPTSVSFFRSPSLSFPSNKLPTVRCSLNADVHADPIEGKLDVPIEKRFPAFPTVMDINEIRNILPHRFPFLLVDRVIEYNPGVSAVAIKNVTINDNFFPGHFPERPIMPGVLMVEAMAQVGGLVMLQPEVGGSRDNFFFAGIDKVRFRKPVIAGDTLVMRMTLVKLQKKFGIAKMEGKAYVGGEVVCEGEFLMAMGKEE